The following DNA comes from Bombus pascuorum chromosome 3, iyBomPasc1.1, whole genome shotgun sequence.
CCTGGCTGCAGGTGCAGCAACAGGAGAATATCTGGATCAATTGGGAAACTGTTTATGTTCAATTAGCACACTGTTACTTATACCATTTTCTACCTAAAGATAATTCTCCAGTTCTGCCAATAATTAGTCCATACATTAGGAAAACACCTCAACGGAAATTAGTACAATCACCCGAATCTAAAAGGTATTCTTGGAGTAAAACAAAAGATACTCTAATAAgggatatataaataaaaaggcaCTTCTTTGGAACTAGACAATAAGttaaaaatcagaaattattacagaatGCAAACACCGCGACTTTTGAGAACGTCAATATTGTCACCAGGGTCTCCGAATTCTGCAACGAGTGTTCCACAGCAACAATGTTTACCGCAAGTTTGGAGAAGTGAAACTGTAGTTCAAGTATTTCTTGACTTTTGGGTAGAATACATAGAAGATGATCAATTAAATCCACGATTAAGTACGTCATATTCCGCGTCCGTTCCACGTCGAGTAAGtttacatttgaaatttttccgtAAACTATATATGAACATTTGCATGTAACTTTAATTACAGCACAGCATCCATTCCGGAGAGCATATACGTTTAGTGCGAGCATTTATAAAAACTTTGCATGAATTTGCAAATAgtgcaataggtgacagaagTGCGATGGATGAACTTAAACGGTATATACatagttaaaaaagaattaaacaacaattaaatattatactaataccataatctatatttttaccatttcAGAATTATTTTGCCTTCTGTTCAAGGCAAAATCTACACATTCCTTCGGAAAGCCATACATCATTGGCCATTAGATAGTTCTTTTAGATTGATTCTTGAAGCTTGGTTAAGTTTTATTCAACCATGGAGATATTTCcctggtataacgtatacaaaGGAAGGGTATGTACATATAGTAAAAGGTCTGTTGaggaattattattacaaattattttacttttttacagTAAAgcagaagaggaagagaggggAAAGATACATGATGCATATAGATGGATGCCTTTCATAACACATAATCTACTAGCCTACACAGCAATATTTCAACAATTACTTCCACGATTTATGAGAACAGATCTTGTAGCTCCAAAGAATGCGTTAATGTTATTCAGAGTTACAAAAGTATGCTAAGTTTTTGTAGATATGTGGATTGTCCGCTAACACGTATTTATCAAACTTATACTCCTCAGGTTTTTTCGCAACCGTATTTAGCAAAAATAATATGCGAAATAGAAAGTCACATGGATGATGTTGGATTAAGCAGAAGTCGAGTATCTACAAATCAATGGACTTCAACTGTACGACAACAAATTTTAGAGCTTGAAGGACCGACATAccaatacgttctaatgtttTCTACGGCTACTATTTCACAGGtacgtaaaacgtaaaatacatgcctaaagtatttaattattttttaatttttatcttaggTTGTATGTCTATTAGGCACAATTAAACAAGCACATTTAACAGCAACTAGTTTAATCGATGCAttggaaaagaagagaaaaaacagACCATTTCTATTAACACTATGGGAATTTTTTAATGGCGAAGATTATTCTTCGGATGATATTGGTATAGAGGAAAGGCGTCGTGTTCCTGTTTATCTAGCGAATGCACAGCAACAGTTAATTGACATTTTCGAGGTAATAAAAGACGGTAGATTccttaattttaaatatcgtatgaTTTGGTTTAAACATAACTTTTACAGATTAAAGTAGAAGACATTCCTCAGGTAGCTATTGAAGCTGATCAGGA
Coding sequences within:
- the LOC132905565 gene encoding sphingomyelin phosphodiesterase 4 isoform X2, which codes for MLFQIIYVNSTSTNMAASSDVATIKLQRYLNMPLVQRCKEIATLIDESSTTELQHVFSILVDSLFGITDNIGWGLHSITFKKNPQEHETLYNFLNPQGPVFSLCYKLLPDCYLKYNFPVSFLPVKIRSMLEEGVIPPFYLDKIRDDQGTRGVSALNMNPFEYYIFHFAYHLTNPWLQVQQQENIWINWETVYVQLAHCYLYHFLPKDNSPVLPIISPYIRKTPQRKLVQSPESKRMQTPRLLRTSILSPGSPNSATSVPQQQCLPQVWRSETVVQVFLDFWVEYIEDDQLNPRLSTSYSASVPRRHSIHSGEHIRLVRAFIKTLHEFANSAIGDRSAMDELKRIILPSVQGKIYTFLRKAIHHWPLDSSFRLILEAWLSFIQPWRYFPGITYTKEGKAEEEERGKIHDAYRWMPFITHNLLAYTAIFQQLLPRFMRTDLVAPKNALMLFRVTKVFSQPYLAKIICEIESHMDDVGLSRSRVSTNQWTSTVRQQILELEGPTYQYVLMFSTATISQVVCLLGTIKQAHLTATSLIDALEKKRKNRPFLLTLWEFFNGEDYSSDDIGIEERRRVPVYLANAQQQLIDIFEIKVEDIPQVAIEADQEYHESILSTSFCHQSQMDSSLDTSKPGVFVPNQKDRQTCQYIEYMGDPELLPVRNNECALLVRNLYKLCTYINVKYRHKITKMYHRRGFFGSICRQILQSPTKVVKLPKRTQTGLSNGYEERIPPRLSLRPLANYSLLVTISLGIFIAWFTNYGVFTILGFVFALWFVYIIVRATLEPWTRPSKNTFRANTTAFSMN
- the LOC132905565 gene encoding sphingomyelin phosphodiesterase 4 isoform X1 — its product is MLFQIIYVNSTSTNMAASSDVATIKLQRYLNMPLVQRCKEIATLIDESSTTELQHVFSILVDSLFGITDNIGWGLHSITFKKNPQEHETLYNFLNPQGPVFSLCYKLLPDCYLKYNFPVSFLPVKIRSMLEEGVIPPFYLDKIRDDQGTRGVSALNMNPFEYYIFHFAYHLTNPWLQVQQQENIWINWETVYVQLAHCYLYHFLPKDNSPVLPIISPYIRKTPQRKLVQSPESKRNYYRMQTPRLLRTSILSPGSPNSATSVPQQQCLPQVWRSETVVQVFLDFWVEYIEDDQLNPRLSTSYSASVPRRHSIHSGEHIRLVRAFIKTLHEFANSAIGDRSAMDELKRIILPSVQGKIYTFLRKAIHHWPLDSSFRLILEAWLSFIQPWRYFPGITYTKEGKAEEEERGKIHDAYRWMPFITHNLLAYTAIFQQLLPRFMRTDLVAPKNALMLFRVTKVFSQPYLAKIICEIESHMDDVGLSRSRVSTNQWTSTVRQQILELEGPTYQYVLMFSTATISQVVCLLGTIKQAHLTATSLIDALEKKRKNRPFLLTLWEFFNGEDYSSDDIGIEERRRVPVYLANAQQQLIDIFEIKVEDIPQVAIEADQEYHESILSTSFCHQSQMDSSLDTSKPGVFVPNQKDRQTCQYIEYMGDPELLPVRNNECALLVRNLYKLCTYINVKYRHKITKMYHRRGFFGSICRQILQSPTKVVKLPKRTQTGLSNGYEERIPPRLSLRPLANYSLLVTISLGIFIAWFTNYGVFTILGFVFALWFVYIIVRATLEPWTRPSKNTFRANTTAFSMN